The sequence ACCTCGGGCTCCTTCCCGATAAGAGCCTCTCCTACTAAAAACAATCCTACACCTCTCATCCCGATCAAGGCTGCTGACGTATTAATCTTTCCGCCTGTCTGATAAAGCATGAGATGCTGGATTCCGGTCCAGGCGGCACTCTCAGATTCCACACGCTCCACCCCGGACCTGCCTGCCATTTCAGGAGGTCTGACGGTGACAGGAGAGCTGCTCTTACCAGAATCTCTGAGATTCTACACATGAGCCTGATGGGGCGGACTCTCTGAAGAATGCTCATCTCCGCGAATTATCGGAGGTCTGGATTGAGCCGGGTTTCCGGGATCGCTGGAGGCTATTTTTCCATCAATCCGCAGTTCGACCGGATGAGCCCTGAAGAAACCTCCAGCTCTGTCTCCATGTGCTGTCAGGAGATGTCTCTCATCTGCCAGAGCATCTCCTGGACGACTCCGGTCATCGCCGCTCTCCTTCTTGCCTCACTGATGAGCATCCTTGAGACGCGCTGCTTCGTGTAGAGATCCTCCTCCCACTCCAGATCACTGTAGCCGACGTCCATCAGCATCAGCCCCTCCGGCGGTGCGGTGGGAGCGCCGTGCGGGGTCGATGGATCGAGAAGCTCCTGGATCCAGCCCGCAGGTTTCTCGCCCGTGCCGATCAGCTCGAGGGCTCCGACGATACGCCGGACCATGTTCCAGAGAAACCCATCAGCTCTTATATCGAATACTACGATCCCTCCACGCTCGTTCACATCTATGGACATAACCCTGCGAACCGTGTCCACCTTCGAAGTGGAGAAGTTCCTGAAGTCATGGGTGCCGACAAGATGCTCTGCAGCCTCTCTCACTGAGCTCAGGTCCAGATCCGGAGAGAACAGAAAGTACCTGTACTCCCTCCATAAGGCGCTCCACCTGGCGCTGAAACCGACCGGCGCGACAGCCCTGGCCCATGCCCACACATCGGATGGCAGGAAACCGTTGATCACCCTGGGATATGAAAGATGCGCGCTCTCCTCATCAATCCAGAAGTCGATGACCTGGCCGAGCGCGCTGACGCCTCTGTCTGTCCTTCCCGCATAGCAGAAGTCCCCGTTTGCAACCCCGATTCTCAGGAGAGCATCTCTTATGACGGATTCCACCGTCCGGAGACCCGGCTGCCTCTGGAATCCGTAGTAACGATCTCCGAGATACGCGATCTTCAGTGCAACCTTCATCGCATAAGAGATGGATTTGCCGCGGCGGCTATCTGCAGCCGCCTGCAGCCTGGTGCATAAAATTTTTGCTCATCTCAGCCGCTATCAGATCTCCCTCGGATCGGTGATCTCTCCTGTTATGGCGCTCGCCCCAGCGACCGCGGGTGAGCAGAGGTAGACCTTGCCCTGCGGGCTCCCCTGCCTTCCGACGAAGTTTCTGTTGGACGTTGAGAGAGAAACCTCTCCAGGACCGATCAGTCCGAAGCTTCCGCCCATGCACGGACCGCAGCATGGAGATTCGACGATCGCGCCCGCCTCCATGAACCTCTCTATGAGCCCTGCCCTGAGCGCCCTCATGTACTCCTTCCTGCTCGCGGGGATGACGATCATCCTGACGCCCCTTGCGACAGGCTCATCGTTCATCACCTCTGCAGCGAGCTTCAGGTCCTCGAACCGGCCGTTAGTGCAAGATCCCAGGAAGACCTGATCGATCTTCACATGAGAAAGCCTGCTGACGGGCACCACGTTGTCAACGCGATGGGGCATGGCCACCTGTGGCTCGAGATCGTCCACGTTCCAGTGTTTTTCTGTGAACACTGCGTCCTCATCCCCTTTAATCGGATCCTCGGTGATCCATTCCTTCAGGTATGTCATGGTCACCCTGTCAGGCTCCACGAGTCCAGCCTTCGCGCCCATCTCTATCGACATGTTGGTCATGGTCATCCGCTCTGCGACGCTCATCCTCTCGACCGCGGATCCAGCGAACTCGCATGCGAGGTAGTTCGCGCCATCCGCGCCGATATC comes from Methanothrix sp. and encodes:
- the truA gene encoding tRNA pseudouridine(38-40) synthase TruA produces the protein MKVALKIAYLGDRYYGFQRQPGLRTVESVIRDALLRIGVANGDFCYAGRTDRGVSALGQVIDFWIDEESAHLSYPRVINGFLPSDVWAWARAVAPVGFSARWSALWREYRYFLFSPDLDLSSVREAAEHLVGTHDFRNFSTSKVDTVRRVMSIDVNERGGIVVFDIRADGFLWNMVRRIVGALELIGTGEKPAGWIQELLDPSTPHGAPTAPPEGLMLMDVGYSDLEWEEDLYTKQRVSRMLISEARRRAAMTGVVQEMLWQMRDIS
- a CDS encoding 3-isopropylmalate dehydratase large subunit, yielding MAGQTLSEKIFSRAANREARAGEFVMASIDRAMIHDITGPLAVRGFYEIAGRGARVWDPSRIVILFDHQVPADSIKAAENHQMLRAFAKEQGIINYDVFSGICHQVMPENGHVLPGQLIVGTDSHTCTYGALGAFATGIGSTDMASVFATGKLWFMVPQTLRLVIDGRLPRRVTSKDVILRIIGDIGADGANYLACEFAGSAVERMSVAERMTMTNMSIEMGAKAGLVEPDRVTMTYLKEWITEDPIKGDEDAVFTEKHWNVDDLEPQVAMPHRVDNVVPVSRLSHVKIDQVFLGSCTNGRFEDLKLAAEVMNDEPVARGVRMIVIPASRKEYMRALRAGLIERFMEAGAIVESPCCGPCMGGSFGLIGPGEVSLSTSNRNFVGRQGSPQGKVYLCSPAVAGASAITGEITDPREI